One Rhodanobacteraceae bacterium DNA segment encodes these proteins:
- the rpsP gene encoding 30S ribosomal protein S16: MVKIRLARGGAKKRPFYYIVVADERHARDGRSIERLGFYNPIAQGKEVPLTVDLERVKHWVGVGAQPTEKVRQLIKIAQKAQQPAAAAA; the protein is encoded by the coding sequence ATGGTCAAGATTCGCCTTGCCCGTGGTGGTGCCAAGAAGCGGCCCTTCTACTACATCGTCGTCGCTGATGAGCGCCATGCGCGTGACGGCCGCAGCATCGAACGTCTGGGCTTCTACAACCCGATCGCCCAGGGCAAGGAAGTGCCGCTGACGGTTGATCTGGAGCGCGTGAAGCACTGGGTGGGTGTTGGCGCGCAGCCGACCGAGAAAGTCCGCCAGCTGATCAAGATTGCGCAGAAGGCTCAGCAGCCCGCCGCCGCAGCTGCCTGA
- the parC gene encoding DNA topoisomerase IV subunit A yields the protein MSTGELLPFEQIPLKEYAEKAYLDYSMYVVLDRALPFIGDGLKPVQRRIVYAMSELGLNAAAKHKKSARTVGDVIGKYHPHGDSACYEALVLMAQSFSFRYPLIDGQGNFGSPDDPKSFAAMRYTESKLTPFARLLLEELGQGTVEWEPNFDGTLEEPSWLPSRVPHVLLNGTTGIAVGMATDIPPHNLREVLSACIRLLDDPDATTADLCEHVRGPDYPTVAEIITPRADLIRMYETGNGSVRVRGVYTRENGNVIITALPHQVSPTKIIEQIADQMRSKKLPMLEDLRDEGDHAQPIRIVLIPRSNRVDIDELMRHLFATTDMEKSFRVNVNLIGLDARPQVKSLKLLLSEWLQFRTDTVRRRLQHRLGKVERRLHLLEGLLIAFLNLDEVIRIIRSEDEPKPVLMARFGLSEEQAEYILETKLRQLARLEEMKIRGEQADLEAERTELKAILDSKSRVKALIKQELEHDARVYGDDRRSPLIEREQAKALSEADLTPSEPITVIVSDKGWVRAAKGHEIDATALSYREGDRYLASVRGRSNLQAVFLDSTGRSYATPAHSLPSARGQGEPLTGRFDPPTGARFLATVCTDADTRLLLSTSAGYGFVTRFENLISRNRAGKQVLTVPDRAEVLAPSLVPGAVETALVAAVSLDGHLLVFPLSELPELDKGKGNKILALPGGKNAAGAKVIAVAAFQPNQELVVVAGGRITRLKGHDLDAYRGARAQRGGLLPRGLQRVDRLDVV from the coding sequence ATGAGCACTGGCGAATTGTTGCCCTTCGAGCAGATTCCGCTGAAGGAATATGCCGAGAAGGCCTACCTCGATTACTCCATGTACGTGGTGCTGGACCGCGCCCTGCCCTTCATCGGCGATGGTCTGAAGCCGGTGCAGCGACGCATCGTCTATGCGATGAGCGAGCTGGGCCTCAATGCGGCGGCCAAGCACAAGAAGTCGGCGCGCACCGTGGGTGATGTCATCGGCAAGTACCATCCGCACGGTGACTCGGCCTGTTACGAGGCGCTGGTGTTGATGGCGCAGTCCTTCAGCTTCCGCTATCCGCTGATCGACGGCCAGGGCAATTTCGGTTCGCCGGACGACCCCAAGAGCTTCGCGGCGATGCGCTACACCGAATCCAAGCTCACGCCCTTTGCGCGTTTGCTGCTGGAAGAACTGGGACAGGGCACGGTCGAGTGGGAACCCAACTTCGACGGCACCCTGGAAGAGCCGTCCTGGCTGCCTTCGCGGGTACCGCATGTGCTGCTCAACGGCACCACCGGCATTGCCGTCGGCATGGCCACCGACATTCCGCCGCACAATCTGCGTGAAGTGCTGAGCGCCTGCATCCGGCTGCTGGACGATCCGGACGCCACCACGGCCGATCTGTGCGAACACGTGCGCGGCCCGGACTACCCGACGGTGGCCGAGATCATCACTCCGCGTGCCGACCTGATCCGCATGTACGAAACCGGCAATGGCTCGGTGCGCGTGCGCGGCGTGTACACGCGCGAAAACGGCAATGTGATCATCACCGCGCTGCCGCACCAGGTGTCGCCGACCAAGATCATCGAGCAGATCGCCGATCAGATGCGATCCAAGAAATTGCCGATGCTCGAGGATCTGCGCGACGAGGGCGATCACGCCCAGCCGATCCGCATCGTGCTGATCCCGCGCTCGAACCGCGTCGACATCGACGAACTGATGCGGCACCTGTTCGCCACCACCGACATGGAGAAGAGTTTCAGGGTCAACGTCAATCTGATCGGACTGGACGCACGCCCACAGGTCAAGTCGCTGAAACTGTTGCTCAGCGAATGGCTGCAGTTCCGCACCGACACCGTGCGTCGACGTCTGCAGCACCGTCTGGGCAAGGTCGAGCGCCGGCTGCACCTGTTGGAAGGCCTGCTGATTGCCTTCCTCAATCTGGATGAAGTGATCCGCATCATCCGCAGCGAGGATGAGCCCAAGCCGGTGCTGATGGCGCGTTTCGGCCTGAGCGAAGAACAGGCCGAGTACATTCTCGAAACCAAGCTGCGCCAGCTGGCACGCCTGGAAGAGATGAAGATCCGCGGCGAGCAGGCGGACCTGGAAGCCGAGCGCACCGAGCTCAAGGCCATTCTGGACTCGAAATCGCGGGTCAAGGCGCTGATCAAGCAGGAACTGGAGCACGACGCCCGCGTCTACGGCGACGATCGGCGCTCGCCGCTGATCGAGCGCGAACAGGCCAAAGCGCTGTCGGAGGCTGATCTGACCCCGTCCGAGCCGATCACCGTGATCGTCTCCGACAAGGGCTGGGTACGCGCCGCCAAGGGTCATGAAATTGATGCCACGGCGCTCAGCTATCGCGAAGGCGACAGGTACCTCGCCAGCGTGCGCGGACGCAGCAATCTGCAGGCGGTGTTCCTCGACTCGACCGGCCGTTCCTACGCCACGCCGGCGCACAGCCTGCCCTCGGCACGTGGCCAGGGTGAACCGCTGACCGGGCGCTTCGATCCGCCCACGGGAGCCCGTTTCCTGGCGACAGTCTGCACCGACGCCGATACCCGGCTGTTGTTATCCACCAGCGCCGGCTACGGTTTTGTCACCCGCTTCGAGAATCTGATCTCACGCAATCGTGCTGGCAAGCAGGTGCTGACCGTGCCCGATCGCGCCGAAGTGCTGGCCCCGAGCCTGGTCCCCGGTGCCGTCGAGACGGCCCTGGTGGCAGCGGTGTCGCTGGACGGCCACCTGCTGGTCTTCCCCTTGAGCGAACTGCCAGAACTGGACAAAGGCAAGGGCAACAAGATTCTGGCGCTGCCCGGCGGCAAGAACGCCGCCGGCGCCAAGGTCATTGCGGTGGCGGCTTTCCAGCCGAATCAGGAACTGGTGGTGGTCGCTGGCGGGCGTATCACCCGGCTCAAGGGCCACGACCTGGACGCCTATCGCGGCGCTCGCGCGCAGCGTGGCGGCCTGCTGCCGAGGGGTCTGCAACGCGTGGACAGACTCGATGTAGTGTGA
- the rnt gene encoding ribonuclease T: MNESNLPAQTLADRFRGFYPVVVDVETGGFDAAGDALLEIAAVLLDMTADGRLVRTQTVSTHVNPFPGANLDPRSLEITGIDPTHPLRNALDEREALEFIFEPIRKAMKAAECQRAILVGHNAAFDLGFINAAIRRTGHKRSPFHPFSTFDTVSLAGLALGQTVLGKALRVAGLEWDSKSAHSAVYDAEQTADLFCGIVNRWLDLHLNAGATATSMADEVAVTP; the protein is encoded by the coding sequence ATGAATGAATCGAACCTGCCTGCACAGACGCTCGCTGACCGCTTCCGCGGTTTCTATCCCGTGGTTGTCGATGTGGAGACCGGCGGCTTCGATGCCGCCGGCGACGCGCTGCTGGAAATCGCCGCCGTTCTGCTTGACATGACCGCTGACGGTCGTCTCGTGCGCACGCAGACGGTGTCCACCCACGTCAACCCCTTCCCCGGCGCGAATCTCGATCCGCGCTCGCTGGAAATCACCGGGATTGATCCCACCCATCCGCTCCGCAATGCGCTCGATGAGCGGGAAGCGCTGGAATTCATCTTCGAGCCGATTCGCAAGGCCATGAAGGCAGCCGAATGTCAGCGCGCCATTCTGGTCGGCCACAATGCCGCCTTCGATCTCGGCTTCATCAATGCGGCAATTCGCCGCACCGGCCACAAGCGCTCTCCCTTTCATCCCTTCAGCACTTTCGATACGGTATCGCTGGCCGGATTGGCCCTCGGTCAGACGGTGCTGGGCAAGGCCCTGAGAGTGGCGGGTCTGGAATGGGACAGCAAGTCGGCGCATTCGGCGGTTTACGACGCCGAGCAGACTGCCGATCTGTTCTGCGGCATCGTCAATCGCTGGCTGGATCTGCACTTGAATGCCGGCGCGACGGCCACATCCATGGCGGATGAAGTCGCTGTCACTCCCTGA
- a CDS encoding zinc ribbon domain-containing protein: MPIYEYTATDPAQSCEQCAHCFEILARISDPELAQCPNCGNPVKRVISVASVIGGNAHVLKESHFSKHGFTQYKKAGGGVYEKTAGDGPKYISGDE, translated from the coding sequence ATGCCGATCTACGAGTACACCGCCACCGACCCAGCCCAGAGCTGCGAGCAGTGCGCCCACTGCTTCGAGATTCTGGCACGCATTAGTGACCCGGAACTGGCCCAGTGCCCGAACTGCGGCAACCCGGTCAAACGCGTGATTTCCGTTGCCAGCGTCATCGGCGGCAATGCCCATGTGCTCAAGGAAAGTCATTTCTCCAAGCACGGCTTCACCCAGTACAAGAAGGCCGGCGGCGGCGTCTACGAGAAGACCGCGGGCGACGGGCCGAAGTACATCAGCGGCGACGAATAG
- a CDS encoding S9 family peptidase yields MRLSLLTLATLACMACTPSPEATAPVTAPEQKLAYPAARTVDQVDDYHGTQVADPYRWLEELDAADTRQWIEAENALTQDYLKKIPQRPQIHARMTELWNYERFGLPSHEGDRYFITRNDGLQNQAVLYTLTALDAEPVMLLDPNTLSSDGTVALSGTSVSPDGRWLAYGTSSGGSDWQEWRVREIATATDTDEVIQWVKFSGATWAKDSSGFYYGRYDEPMGENALKAVNEYQKIYFHTVGTPQAADTLVYERADQPKWGFQTDISEDGRYLIISVSQGTDERNRLFYWDLSAPDSTVVELIPELEAAYQFLGNEGPVFWFKTNLDAPRYRIIAIDTSAPDRANWKTLVPESDATLVDSTVVNHQFILEYLRDARSEVQRFALDGTPIDTIALPGIGSVAGFRGKPEDTETFYSYTSFTVPTDIFRLDLSTGVSTLFRSPKVAFDGSRFETTQVRYTSKDGTSVPMFITARKGLKLDGKQPTLLYGYGGFNIPITPNFTVPMATWLDMGGVYAVANLRGGGEYGEEWHQAGTKLNKQNVFDDFIAAGEYLIAQGYTSPDKLAIYGRSNGGLLTGATLLQRPDLFRAALPGVGVLDMLRFNQFTIGWAWESDYGSPQNPDEFKALYAYSPLHNIKPGTRYPATLITTGDHDDRVYPAHSFKFTAALQAAGAGPGPYLARIETRAGHGAGKPTSMLIDEWTDMLSFLAHELSMTAAPAQP; encoded by the coding sequence ATGCGTCTCAGCTTGCTCACCCTCGCCACCCTGGCCTGCATGGCCTGCACGCCCTCTCCCGAGGCCACCGCGCCGGTCACCGCACCTGAGCAGAAGCTGGCTTATCCGGCAGCTCGAACCGTGGACCAGGTCGACGACTATCACGGCACCCAGGTCGCCGATCCCTACCGCTGGCTGGAAGAACTGGACGCCGCCGACACCCGGCAGTGGATCGAAGCCGAGAACGCCCTGACCCAGGATTATCTGAAGAAGATTCCGCAGCGCCCGCAGATCCACGCGCGCATGACCGAATTGTGGAACTACGAGCGCTTCGGCCTGCCCAGCCACGAAGGTGATCGCTACTTCATCACCCGCAACGACGGGCTGCAGAATCAGGCCGTGCTCTACACCCTGACCGCGCTCGATGCCGAGCCGGTGATGCTGCTGGATCCGAACACGCTGTCCAGCGACGGCACCGTCGCCCTATCCGGCACCAGTGTCTCGCCTGATGGCCGCTGGCTGGCCTACGGTACCTCCTCGGGCGGCTCCGATTGGCAGGAATGGCGGGTCCGCGAGATCGCCACCGCCACCGACACGGATGAGGTCATTCAGTGGGTCAAGTTCTCGGGCGCCACCTGGGCCAAGGACAGCAGCGGCTTCTACTACGGTCGCTATGACGAGCCCATGGGCGAAAATGCGCTCAAGGCCGTCAACGAATACCAGAAGATCTACTTCCACACCGTCGGCACACCGCAGGCGGCCGACACTCTGGTGTACGAGCGTGCAGACCAGCCCAAATGGGGCTTCCAGACCGACATCAGCGAAGACGGACGCTACCTGATCATCTCGGTCAGCCAGGGCACCGACGAGCGCAACCGCCTGTTCTATTGGGATCTTTCCGCGCCGGATTCAACGGTAGTCGAACTCATCCCGGAACTGGAAGCCGCCTATCAGTTTCTCGGCAACGAAGGTCCGGTGTTCTGGTTCAAGACCAATCTGGACGCACCTCGCTATCGGATTATCGCCATCGATACCAGCGCGCCGGATCGCGCCAACTGGAAGACTCTGGTACCGGAATCGGACGCCACGCTGGTGGACAGCACCGTGGTCAATCACCAGTTCATTCTGGAATACCTGCGCGACGCCCGCAGCGAGGTGCAGCGCTTTGCGCTGGATGGTACTCCGATCGACACCATCGCCCTGCCCGGCATCGGCTCAGTGGCCGGTTTTCGTGGCAAGCCGGAAGACACCGAAACCTTCTACAGCTACACCAGCTTCACCGTTCCCACCGACATCTTCCGACTGGATCTGAGCACCGGTGTATCGACGCTGTTCCGCAGTCCGAAGGTCGCATTCGATGGCAGCCGCTTCGAAACCACCCAGGTGCGCTACACCAGCAAGGATGGCACCAGCGTGCCGATGTTCATCACCGCGCGCAAAGGTCTCAAGCTGGATGGCAAGCAGCCAACGCTGCTGTACGGCTATGGCGGCTTCAACATCCCGATCACGCCCAACTTCACGGTGCCGATGGCCACCTGGCTGGATATGGGTGGCGTCTACGCCGTGGCCAATCTGCGCGGCGGCGGCGAGTACGGCGAGGAATGGCACCAGGCCGGCACCAAGCTCAACAAGCAGAATGTCTTCGATGATTTCATCGCGGCCGGCGAGTATCTGATTGCCCAGGGCTATACCAGCCCCGACAAGCTGGCCATCTATGGCCGATCCAACGGCGGGCTGTTGACCGGCGCGACGCTGCTGCAGCGCCCCGACTTGTTCCGCGCGGCGCTGCCGGGTGTAGGTGTGCTCGACATGCTGCGCTTCAACCAGTTCACCATCGGCTGGGCCTGGGAATCCGACTACGGTTCGCCGCAGAATCCCGACGAGTTCAAGGCGCTGTACGCCTACTCGCCGCTGCACAACATCAAACCGGGCACGCGCTACCCGGCCACCCTGATCACCACCGGTGACCATGATGACCGTGTCTATCCAGCCCACAGCTTCAAGTTCACCGCCGCGCTGCAGGCAGCAGGCGCCGGTCCCGGCCCTTATCTGGCGCGCATCGAAACCCGTGCGGGCCACGGTGCGGGCAAGCCCACCAGCATGCTGATCGATGAATGGACCGACATGCTGAGCTTCCTGGCCCATGAGTTGTCGATGACGGCGGCGCCGGCCCAACCCTGA
- a CDS encoding penicillin acylase family protein, with amino-acid sequence MRWLRRALIFVPALLVLALVSGWLVLRASLPQLEGTLAVSGIHAAVSIERDSLGTVTLRGGDRLDVAFALGYVHGQERFFEMDLLRRRAAGELSELIGTPTLAADRSARLHRFRHRAAGFLLALPMAHRRQLQAYTAGVNAGMEALAARPFPYLLLGQAPKPWTEEDSLLAPLAMYFDLQNSMNTRELKLTQMRAALPAATFAFLTAPGTEWDAPLQGAALPDPPFPAMQELDLRNTEIAAPGVDTPPSSEGIGSNNFAVAGNLSPHGGAILANDMHLGLRVPNIWFRVELRYPDAQGEQRVITGLSLPGTPFVVVGSNRHVAWGFTNSYGDWLDFFELGVDPQNPDRYAGVDGWENLNSVAETIHVRGAADEHLTVRESSLGPIVAESPEGKPLALSWTAHHAEAVNASLADMEGAETLEQALEIAHHAGIPAQNALMASSDGRIAWTIMGRIPKRGAGSDPRFPLDPTVAGNRWQGWYDSAEIPAVVNPDSGRLWTANARVVDGDEVAMIGDGGYTIGARARQIRDDLMARRTLSEAELLKIQLDDQAVFLTRWQELLIKTLEPAGEPRLIALREALSDWNGRASADSKAYRLVRDFRLRVHRRFLQLFEAPLLAKYPDWTWPSLPQIEGVVWKTIQERPAHLLPKNFASWDGWLLAAAGDTLDRLDASKTPLDQATWGQLNTTAIRHPLSAALPLIGKLLDMPAQALDGDQYMPRVQGPRFGASERMVVAPGHEYRGYLHMPGGQSGHPLSPYYGAGHADWAAGKPTPFLPGTAEHTLTLVPRSDRAP; translated from the coding sequence ATGCGCTGGCTGCGTCGCGCCCTGATCTTCGTACCGGCGCTGCTGGTGTTGGCGCTGGTCAGCGGCTGGCTGGTGCTGCGCGCGAGTCTGCCGCAACTGGAGGGCACGCTGGCGGTTTCCGGCATCCACGCAGCCGTGAGCATCGAGCGCGACTCGCTCGGCACCGTCACTCTGCGCGGAGGCGATCGGCTCGATGTCGCCTTTGCACTCGGCTATGTGCACGGACAGGAGCGCTTCTTCGAGATGGATCTGTTGCGCCGTCGGGCGGCAGGCGAACTCTCGGAGCTGATCGGGACCCCGACTCTGGCAGCAGACCGCAGCGCGCGTCTGCACCGTTTCCGCCATCGCGCAGCGGGCTTCCTGCTGGCCTTGCCGATGGCGCATCGCCGGCAATTGCAGGCCTACACCGCCGGCGTCAATGCCGGCATGGAGGCGCTGGCAGCACGCCCCTTCCCCTATCTGCTGCTGGGTCAGGCGCCCAAGCCCTGGACCGAAGAGGATTCCCTGCTGGCGCCGCTGGCCATGTATTTCGATCTGCAAAACTCGATGAACACGCGGGAGTTGAAGTTGACGCAGATGCGGGCGGCGCTCCCGGCTGCCACCTTCGCCTTTCTGACCGCTCCCGGCACCGAATGGGACGCCCCGCTGCAAGGTGCTGCTCTGCCGGATCCGCCGTTCCCGGCCATGCAGGAACTGGATCTGCGCAACACCGAGATCGCCGCCCCGGGCGTGGACACACCGCCCAGCAGCGAAGGCATCGGCAGCAACAACTTCGCCGTCGCAGGCAACCTGTCGCCGCACGGTGGAGCCATTCTCGCCAATGACATGCATCTGGGCCTGCGGGTGCCCAACATCTGGTTCCGGGTCGAGCTGCGCTATCCCGATGCGCAGGGCGAACAGCGCGTCATCACCGGCCTGAGCCTGCCGGGCACGCCTTTTGTGGTGGTGGGCAGCAATCGCCACGTGGCCTGGGGCTTCACCAACAGCTATGGCGACTGGCTCGATTTCTTCGAACTGGGTGTGGATCCGCAGAACCCCGACCGCTACGCCGGCGTAGATGGTTGGGAAAACCTGAACTCGGTTGCAGAGACCATCCACGTGCGCGGCGCCGCCGACGAACACCTGACCGTGCGCGAATCCAGTCTCGGGCCGATCGTCGCCGAATCCCCGGAGGGCAAACCGCTGGCGCTGTCCTGGACCGCGCACCATGCTGAAGCCGTCAACGCCAGCCTGGCCGATATGGAGGGCGCCGAAACACTGGAGCAAGCCCTGGAAATCGCCCACCACGCCGGCATTCCGGCCCAGAACGCGCTGATGGCCAGCAGTGATGGGCGCATCGCCTGGACCATCATGGGCCGCATCCCCAAACGCGGCGCAGGCAGCGATCCGCGGTTTCCGCTGGATCCGACCGTGGCCGGGAACCGCTGGCAGGGTTGGTATGACAGTGCCGAGATTCCCGCCGTGGTGAATCCGGACTCCGGGCGCCTGTGGACGGCCAATGCTCGAGTTGTCGACGGCGATGAAGTGGCCATGATCGGCGATGGCGGCTACACCATCGGTGCCCGGGCGCGGCAGATTCGCGACGATCTGATGGCCAGACGGACGCTGTCGGAAGCCGAGTTGCTGAAGATTCAACTCGATGATCAGGCGGTGTTTCTGACCCGCTGGCAGGAACTGCTGATCAAGACGCTGGAACCGGCCGGAGAACCGCGCCTGATTGCGCTGCGTGAGGCTCTGTCCGACTGGAACGGACGCGCCAGCGCCGACAGCAAGGCCTACCGCCTGGTGCGGGATTTCCGGCTACGGGTGCATCGACGCTTTCTGCAGCTGTTCGAAGCTCCACTGCTGGCGAAATACCCGGACTGGACATGGCCCTCCCTGCCGCAGATCGAGGGCGTGGTCTGGAAAACCATCCAGGAACGCCCCGCGCATCTGCTGCCGAAGAACTTCGCCAGCTGGGATGGCTGGCTGCTGGCAGCGGCCGGCGACACCCTGGACCGGCTCGATGCCAGCAAGACGCCACTGGATCAGGCCACCTGGGGACAGCTCAACACCACCGCCATCCGCCACCCGCTGAGCGCCGCGCTGCCGCTGATCGGCAAGCTTCTCGACATGCCGGCGCAGGCACTCGATGGCGATCAGTACATGCCGCGCGTGCAAGGTCCGCGCTTCGGTGCCAGCGAAAGGATGGTCGTGGCACCCGGTCACGAATACCGCGGCTACCTGCACATGCCCGGCGGCCAGAGCGGCCACCCACTGTCGCCCTACTACGGCGCGGGTCACGCCGACTGGGCCGCAGGCAAGCCGACGCCTTTCCTCCCGGGAACGGCCGAACACACGCTGACGCTGGTGCCGCGATCAGATCGCGCTCCTTGA
- the lolA gene encoding outer membrane lipoprotein chaperone LolA has translation MRLLIPLALLCSLAAPAWAATPGPARAELDRFGENINNLTARFVQQVYDDSDNALDSASGTLALARPNRFRWDYLKPEEQRIIADGDNIWIYDVELEQVSVRPQSFDEQQSPLAVLLDLPSLDLQFDTEERPAVADAQWLRLTPKSKDAEFAYVDLGLRQNELVRMVMVDIVGQRTEIVFADWKRNSTLPPATFVFDPPPGVDVVGDIKPGAQVRPIAD, from the coding sequence ATGCGCCTTCTGATTCCGTTGGCCCTGCTATGCAGTCTGGCTGCTCCTGCGTGGGCGGCGACGCCAGGGCCCGCTCGCGCCGAGCTCGACCGCTTTGGCGAGAACATCAACAATCTGACGGCGCGCTTCGTGCAGCAGGTCTATGACGACAGCGACAACGCCCTGGATTCGGCCTCGGGCACGCTGGCCCTGGCGCGGCCGAATCGCTTTCGCTGGGATTATCTCAAGCCAGAAGAGCAGCGCATCATTGCCGATGGCGACAATATCTGGATCTACGATGTAGAGCTGGAGCAGGTCAGCGTGCGCCCGCAGTCCTTCGACGAGCAGCAGAGTCCGCTGGCGGTGCTGCTGGATCTGCCCTCGCTGGACCTGCAGTTCGACACCGAAGAGCGCCCGGCGGTGGCCGATGCCCAGTGGCTGCGGCTCACGCCCAAGTCCAAGGACGCCGAGTTTGCTTACGTGGATCTCGGCCTGCGCCAGAACGAGCTGGTGCGCATGGTGATGGTGGACATCGTCGGTCAGCGCACCGAGATCGTGTTTGCCGACTGGAAGCGCAATTCCACCTTGCCGCCGGCGACCTTCGTGTTCGATCCGCCGCCGGGCGTCGATGTGGTGGGCGACATCAAGCCGGGTGCGCAGGTGCGACCGATCGCGGATTGA
- a CDS encoding ATP-dependent Clp protease adaptor ClpS, with product MASPTDNDQTLVDVLRAETEDRVALMLARLLQRAEIVELIGPMPGALLAELKNPDLLSPGIEAVVMDVLNSRPRAEANDARFLLTVIFRGAPEVLTGAFARHDVSAPALVDLITHGSPRPSPPDPASFGDEEVLIEALNDNYTPADAVVRLLKSVCGLEPYDAFQLTQTVHEKGGASIMRLSGPDALQRLEALDGACRSQLLGLRFRIETDPEAVAAFMLPAAAREVRARTNYLPVLLVIVVVGILLLFSGMFRGPDRTDVPAASLAVPKLTSEQAATVRAAFAPFDAALQSTVRSYARIELTPTSDDEPWSSKIGGRPYLPKGRELPLDPDYPGRPMALLAQIDFAELPAMEGYPRVGLLQFFVAEDPKLQHFGDFRGDRVAQQSRQSYFRVVYWPEKFSELEQLPAQLPAPMSLRSGLVLRMKFSAAEEAITPADASFPQRVGVDPFELAEGLAKELGVSEYAVAEAMPLAAGYGHKVGGWPDFAQDDPRGPDTNLQLLLQLDSDEYLMWGDAGVANFFIPAEDLSGADFSRVMFNWDSH from the coding sequence ATGGCCAGTCCAACCGACAATGATCAGACGCTGGTGGACGTGCTTCGCGCAGAAACTGAGGATCGCGTGGCACTCATGCTCGCCCGGCTACTCCAGCGAGCTGAGATCGTCGAACTGATCGGGCCGATGCCCGGAGCGTTGCTGGCCGAGTTGAAGAACCCGGATCTCCTGTCCCCGGGCATTGAGGCCGTGGTGATGGATGTGCTGAACAGCCGCCCCCGCGCCGAGGCCAATGATGCTCGCTTCTTGCTGACGGTGATCTTCCGTGGGGCACCTGAAGTGCTCACCGGCGCATTCGCAAGGCATGACGTGTCAGCGCCGGCCCTTGTCGATCTGATCACGCACGGCTCGCCACGACCCTCACCGCCGGACCCCGCTTCTTTCGGCGATGAGGAAGTGTTGATCGAAGCCTTGAACGACAACTACACGCCAGCAGACGCCGTGGTTCGGTTGCTCAAGTCGGTGTGCGGCCTTGAGCCATATGACGCGTTTCAACTGACGCAAACGGTCCATGAGAAGGGTGGGGCATCCATCATGCGCTTGTCCGGACCGGATGCGCTGCAGCGCTTGGAAGCGCTCGATGGAGCCTGTCGTTCACAGCTGCTTGGATTGCGCTTTCGAATCGAGACTGATCCGGAGGCCGTGGCGGCCTTCATGCTGCCAGCCGCCGCACGCGAGGTACGGGCGAGGACCAACTACCTCCCGGTGCTCCTGGTGATTGTGGTTGTCGGGATCTTGTTGCTGTTTTCGGGGATGTTTCGGGGGCCTGATCGGACCGACGTTCCTGCGGCCAGCTTGGCGGTGCCCAAGCTGACATCCGAACAAGCCGCGACAGTCCGGGCAGCGTTTGCCCCATTTGATGCCGCGCTGCAATCCACCGTCCGAAGCTACGCTCGTATTGAATTGACGCCGACATCCGACGACGAACCCTGGTCCAGCAAGATCGGCGGCAGGCCCTATTTGCCCAAGGGTAGGGAGCTTCCCCTTGATCCGGATTACCCAGGACGCCCGATGGCCCTGTTGGCACAGATCGATTTCGCGGAACTGCCGGCCATGGAAGGCTATCCGCGCGTTGGCCTGCTGCAATTCTTTGTCGCCGAGGATCCGAAGTTGCAACATTTCGGCGATTTTCGTGGGGATCGTGTGGCACAGCAAAGTCGGCAGAGCTATTTCCGGGTTGTGTACTGGCCAGAGAAATTCTCCGAACTGGAGCAGCTGCCTGCGCAGCTGCCGGCGCCCATGTCGCTGAGGTCCGGCTTGGTCCTGCGCATGAAGTTCTCGGCGGCGGAAGAAGCCATCACGCCGGCGGATGCGAGCTTTCCTCAGCGGGTCGGCGTCGATCCCTTCGAACTGGCTGAGGGTCTTGCCAAGGAGCTTGGCGTTTCGGAATACGCCGTGGCTGAGGCCATGCCACTGGCCGCCGGGTATGGACACAAGGTCGGTGGCTGGCCGGATTTTGCCCAGGATGATCCGCGCGGGCCGGATACGAATCTGCAACTACTGCTGCAACTGGATTCGGATGAGTATTTGATGTGGGGAGACGCCGGCGTTGCCAACTTCTTCATTCCCGCAGAGGACCTTTCCGGAGCAGACTTTTCCCGGGTGATGTTCAACTGGGACAGTCATTGA
- a CDS encoding ACT domain-containing protein, translated as MSGGISDLGVLLRSMQAALNEGCYVYCQVDDLGTVPLEQIIALIREPEGITVVLAEADAIRLQLPILFRAAWITLQVHSDLAAVGLTAAFSTALGDAGISCNVIAGALHDHIFVPIDQGQRALMVLRELQQSVQIC; from the coding sequence GTGAGCGGCGGGATCTCCGATCTCGGCGTGTTGCTGCGATCGATGCAGGCGGCGCTCAACGAGGGTTGCTACGTCTACTGCCAGGTCGACGATCTGGGCACGGTGCCGCTGGAACAGATCATCGCCCTGATCCGGGAGCCCGAAGGCATCACCGTGGTTCTCGCCGAAGCCGATGCCATTCGTCTGCAACTGCCGATCCTGTTCCGGGCCGCCTGGATCACCCTGCAAGTACATTCCGATCTGGCGGCCGTCGGCCTCACCGCCGCCTTTTCAACCGCCCTGGGCGATGCCGGCATCAGCTGCAACGTCATCGCCGGCGCGCTGCACGACCATATCTTTGTGCCGATCGATCAGGGGCAGCGGGCGTTGATGGTGTTGAGAGAACTGCAGCAATCTGTGCAGATTTGCTGA